A window of Phragmites australis chromosome 15, lpPhrAust1.1, whole genome shotgun sequence genomic DNA:
TATGATTTTGCTGAGCTAGTGTGTTGCCTAAATTCAATAAATATATGGGCATTATACCTCGAGAAGGAACTGGTGCTGAAATTATTATACATAAGCATCGGACAAAAACATAACACATAATCAACGTCGCTAGCAGATAACATAAAAGGAGACCATTCACATACCTCATCAGCTTTAGGAGTTGTGCAGAAGGAAGCCCATCCTGCATCCACAATTCCACATTTACTCCCTCAACATTTGAAATCTTTGACTTGATGCTGATAGTAACTTCATGCTTAGCAATAGATTCTTCGGAAGACGAATAGGAGTGTTTTTGGATTAGATCAGCCAAGCTGCATTGGCACCTCTCAAGGGAGATATAAACAAAATCGCTGTCATGGTCACAACCATACAATCTAACAATGTTTGGATCCCGGTCAGATATAATAAGATTCTGAGTCTCTTTTTCAGCTATGTCATTGTGGGAACGCAGCAGACGTTTCACAGCAACTTGACGACCATCGTAAGATCCTTCAAAAACAACTGTGCCATTGCTCCCCCTACCAATTTCCTTATTGGAGACATAGAGTTTACCAATCTGACGACCATCAAGACCCTCTGCAATCCTCTTATTTGTTAGAGCAGAATTTTCCTTGATTGGTTCCTCAGTTGACCCACAAGTTTCACTGTTCTCCTTGTCAGATGCTGACAAGGTCTCATGGCTATTTACAAGTCCATCTTTCTTCCGTGTTTTTCTTCTCTTAGGAGTTCCCTCTGACCTCCCTCTAGTGTCCATTGGTTTCCTGTCCCGCATTAATGGATTCATAAGCTGAATCACAAATTGCCTGCAGGACTTTGCAGAGGTCAAGCTCAACAGACAACCTATGACCAGCAATATGGGAAACACAGGGAATAACCATCCATAAGTGTTCTTAGTGGACTTGTTGGTAGCTTCAGGATCAACAGAGATGAAATGAGATAGAGAACCATTATAGGTTTGATTTTGAGCACCATCCGAGACAACATTAGACATGCCATCAGTTTGTGGTGACTTCCACAAGGTTTGAAGTGATTTCATGGCATCAGCATCAGCATCACTGAAGGTAACTGTGGTCGCATCTATCGAGGAGATTGCATTAGCTAAACTTGAATCAGGCAAAGCACGTGGCACACCCTCAGTCCTGATGCATGGAATATCTCCTCGCATACAGGATGGTTGGTCAAGCATATCAGGGTGATTGTATTTCGTATAGTACTTTGCAGTGAAAGAAGTTCTTGTCCAGTTAAACAAATGTTTGCCAAGATCAGATGCACTGAGAGAATAATCAGTTCTCACAACCACTACAATGTTATCACGGCCATCACTTGTACCAACATTTAACTTGGATGGTGTTCCATCAACCACTGGTCCTTCCAAATCATTCAAGGAGGCTGGAATGCTTTGCTTGTAAATAATCTCACCGCAATCAGCATCAACAACAAAAACGGTTGGCACTTTTGATCCAATAGTAACAACAGAATCGCGTATGTATGGTGTTCTGGcaacaaattcatccaatttcCAGGGAAGTTTCTACAGGAACAAGACAAGGGTGAGAAACAAACGAGTATCAGGAAGATTAAGGAGAAGTATTGTGCTTGAGCAAAACATACCGCACCGGTCCCATTATGAACTTCCCAAAGATCATTCCCCTTCCCACCCGAAGGATATATGAGATAACTCAGATCTTCGGCAGTAGAAATATGATTTGAAAGAGGAGGCCCCGTGGAGATCTCCCACAGCGGAGACTTGGATAGCCGGTCAACAAGTTGGATTGTACCATTGTCGTAAAATTGAAGCACGGAGCTGTTCACGCAGACAACCAAAAGTGATTCCAGGGTCAATCAACCAGAATTCAGAGGTAACAAAGGTGGCCCCTTCCACTCCAGAAGCGCCATGAATGTACCGTGATTTATCTAAGCATGGGGTTAGTAACCCTCAGTAACACAAGTATCATGCACAAGCAGCAGCAATTACAAGCAACCTAATCAGCAAGAATTCCTCTTGCCGTGCTCCATTGCAGCACGAAACAAGAACAGCGCTAAAAAGGGGTCTACTTTTGATAGATAAACCAAGAAAGCCCCCTCAGTACAACAAACCTCGTAGTACTACAACCTAACC
This region includes:
- the LOC133892476 gene encoding serine/threonine-protein kinase/endoribonuclease IRE1-like: MRSLRRVILPLVLLAGIAFRGVGLDASPAALHPSPSPPPPRLALPLARGGGGPEDGAAARSTEIVAVAARSTEIVVAAPPKKQRPGDLLVRPQPPRAEPTSAVSGEADAEARSVLQFYDNGTIQLVDRLSKSPLWEISTGPPLSNHISTAEDLSYLIYPSGGKGNDLWEVHNGTGAKLPWKLDEFVARTPYIRDSVVTIGSKVPTVFVVDADCGEIIYKQSIPASLNDLEGPVVDGTPSKLNVGTSDGRDNIVVVVRTDYSLSASDLGKHLFNWTRTSFTAKYYTKYNHPDMLDQPSCMRGDIPCIRTEGVPRALPDSSLANAISSIDATTVTFSDADADAMKSLQTLWKSPQTDGMSNVVSDGAQNQTYNGSLSHFISVDPEATNKSTKNTYGWLFPVFPILLVIGCLLSLTSAKSCRQFVIQLMNPLMRDRKPMDTRGRSEGTPKRRKTRKKDGLVNSHETLSASDKENSETCGSTEEPIKENSALTNKRIAEGLDGRQIGKLYVSNKEIGRGSNGTVVFEGSYDGRQVAVKRLLRSHNDIAEKETQNLIISDRDPNIVRLYGCDHDSDFVYISLERCQCSLADLIQKHSYSSSEESIAKHEVTISIKSKISNVEGVNVELWMQDGLPSAQLLKLMRDVVAGLVHLHNLGIIHRDLKPQNVLISTEGPIRAKLSDMGISKLLQDDMTSVSHHGTGIGSSGWQAPEQLRHGRQTRAMDLFSLGCLIFYCITKGKHPFGEYYERDMNIVNNHFDLFVVDYIPEAVHLISQLLLPNPEMRPTAVYVMHHPLFWGPELRLSFLRDTSDRIEKTSEIDLINALESIGLVAFGGKWGEKLDAALVTDMGRYRKYNFESIRDLLRYIRNKSGHYRELSDDLKALLGSLPEGFDRYFSSRFPKLLIEVYKVMWAHCKDEEAFSKYFNGSSV